Proteins from a genomic interval of Sphingopyxis sp. QXT-31:
- a CDS encoding DUF3298 and DUF4163 domain-containing protein, with the protein MAILFPHRFAAAFVPAILLVAACSAEPEPTQAQKEAAAKVPGAPPGAIDDVKVANATASNVEEKSDLMEFAYSYPLEAAQIPRIAEWLDNDRVTKRDALIAESRRDQALMKQEGFPYRAHSHLQTWQRVSNTPRFLSLSSGIDTYTGGAHGMTNFDTLIWDRSNAVKLAPLDLFTSGEAFDAAIGEDFCAAIQRAKAAKGIQPTDEPDGMFAKCPPASAQTVWLGSSDGRHIDRMTIAIAPYEIGAYAEGDYRINLPVTAKLVAVVKPEYARDFKAGR; encoded by the coding sequence ATGGCTATCCTATTCCCGCACCGCTTCGCCGCCGCGTTCGTCCCGGCGATCTTGCTCGTCGCGGCCTGCTCGGCCGAGCCGGAACCGACCCAGGCCCAGAAGGAGGCCGCGGCCAAAGTACCGGGTGCGCCGCCGGGGGCGATCGACGATGTGAAGGTCGCCAACGCCACCGCGTCGAATGTCGAGGAAAAAAGCGATCTGATGGAGTTCGCCTACAGCTATCCGCTCGAAGCCGCACAGATCCCGCGGATCGCCGAATGGCTCGACAACGACCGCGTAACCAAGCGCGATGCGCTGATCGCCGAATCGCGCCGCGATCAGGCGCTAATGAAGCAGGAGGGCTTTCCCTACCGCGCGCACAGCCACCTCCAGACATGGCAGCGGGTGTCGAACACCCCGCGTTTCCTCTCCCTGTCGAGCGGGATCGATACCTATACCGGCGGCGCGCACGGGATGACCAACTTCGACACGCTGATCTGGGACCGCAGCAATGCGGTGAAGCTGGCGCCACTCGACCTGTTCACCAGCGGCGAAGCTTTCGACGCCGCCATTGGCGAAGATTTCTGCGCCGCGATCCAGCGGGCGAAAGCCGCCAAGGGCATCCAGCCCACAGACGAACCCGACGGGATGTTTGCGAAATGCCCGCCAGCCTCGGCGCAGACCGTCTGGCTCGGCTCGTCCGACGGGCGCCACATCGACCGCATGACGATCGCGATCGCGCCTTACGAGATCGGCGCATATGCCGAGGGCGACTACCGGATCAACCTGCCGGTGACGGCGAAGCTCGTGGCTGTGGTAAAGCCCGAATATGCGCGCGACTTCAAAGCGGGAAGATAG
- a CDS encoding leucyl aminopeptidase family protein — protein sequence MTDYSDLIQPDKGQEARPIHLVDKKNYDGWLKSRSARERAHLAAVGFKPDAFVHAILPGDDPEKWGVVTAVANVDSLSAWCLAKLGQILPDGRYRVEGAQPGKATFGWMSGQYRFDRYRPKAEPRAPRVLLTSDVGGIAAVVAEMRATALVRDMVNTPAADMGPAAIEKEAERIAKAHGAKLTVTKGEALEQGYPMIHAVGRAAAKHHAPRLIEIVWGKDNHPKVALVGKGISFDSGGLDIKPSAGMRLMKKDMGGAAHVLALAELVMASGLPVRLHCLVAAAENAISADAFRPGDVLKSRLGLTVEIGNTDAEGRLVLGDALAKASEDKPELIVDFATLTGAARVALGPDLPPLFANDDGLAEAMLAGGIERDDPLWRMPLWDGYADLLETDIADLGNAGSSAFAGTITAALFLKRFVGDGIAWAHIDTFAWRPSAKHGRPKGGAALGLRATWAMLQARYDRRRKGDAS from the coding sequence ATGACCGACTATTCCGATCTGATCCAGCCCGACAAGGGGCAGGAGGCGCGCCCGATCCACCTCGTCGACAAAAAGAACTACGACGGCTGGCTCAAGAGCCGCAGCGCCCGCGAACGCGCGCATCTCGCCGCGGTCGGCTTCAAGCCCGATGCCTTTGTCCATGCGATATTGCCCGGCGACGATCCGGAGAAATGGGGCGTCGTCACCGCGGTCGCCAATGTCGACAGCCTGTCGGCCTGGTGCCTCGCCAAGCTGGGCCAGATCCTCCCCGACGGTCGCTACCGTGTCGAAGGCGCGCAGCCGGGCAAGGCGACGTTCGGCTGGATGAGCGGCCAATATCGCTTCGACCGCTACCGCCCCAAGGCCGAGCCGCGCGCGCCGCGCGTCTTGCTGACCAGCGACGTCGGCGGAATCGCCGCGGTGGTCGCCGAGATGCGCGCTACCGCGCTGGTGCGCGACATGGTGAACACGCCGGCCGCCGACATGGGCCCCGCGGCGATCGAGAAGGAAGCCGAGCGCATCGCCAAGGCGCATGGCGCCAAGCTGACCGTCACCAAGGGCGAGGCGCTGGAGCAGGGTTATCCGATGATCCACGCGGTCGGGCGCGCGGCGGCGAAGCATCATGCCCCGCGACTGATCGAGATCGTCTGGGGCAAGGACAACCACCCCAAGGTCGCGCTCGTCGGCAAGGGGATCAGCTTCGACAGCGGCGGGCTCGACATCAAGCCGTCGGCGGGCATGCGGCTGATGAAGAAGGATATGGGCGGCGCCGCGCATGTGCTGGCGCTTGCCGAGCTGGTGATGGCGAGCGGGCTGCCGGTGCGGCTGCACTGCCTGGTCGCGGCGGCGGAAAATGCGATTTCGGCCGACGCCTTCCGCCCCGGCGACGTGCTGAAGAGCCGACTGGGGCTCACGGTCGAGATCGGCAACACCGACGCCGAGGGGCGGCTGGTGCTCGGCGACGCGTTGGCGAAGGCGAGCGAGGACAAGCCCGAGCTGATCGTCGATTTCGCGACGCTCACCGGCGCCGCACGCGTCGCGCTCGGCCCCGACCTGCCGCCGCTCTTCGCCAATGACGATGGCCTGGCCGAGGCGATGCTGGCGGGCGGCATCGAGCGCGACGATCCCTTGTGGCGCATGCCGCTGTGGGACGGTTATGCGGACCTGCTCGAAACCGACATCGCCGACTTGGGCAACGCGGGTTCGTCGGCCTTCGCCGGGACGATAACCGCGGCGCTGTTTCTCAAACGCTTCGTCGGCGACGGTATCGCCTGGGCGCATATCGACACCTTCGCCTGGCGCCCCTCGGCGAAGCACGGTCGGCCCAAAGGGGGCGCGGCGCTCGGGCTGCGCGCAACCTGGGCGATGCTGCAAGCGCGTTATGACCGGCGGCGCAAGGGCGATGCGTCTTGA
- a CDS encoding SDR family oxidoreductase: protein MAKQPKAGKVGETIAEKKGKKRAAAKLKQEVGAGKTIAKPPKGREADLDRAPKWQPRYPGSGRLHGKVAIVTGGDSGIGRAVCALFAREGADVAIVYHENRADAVESAAIVEAEGRRAITIKADVGKIGAGEKIVAQAVEKLGRLDILINNAGEQHPAEDIRDISPEQLQRTFATNIFGMFYLVQAALPHLKKGAAIVNCTSVTMYQGSGGLLDYSATKGAITAFTRSLSENLVEKGIRVNGVAPGPIWTPLNPRGGAPAKKVATFGESTPMKRPGEPNEVAPCFLFLACEDSSYMSGQVLHPNGGTIVNG from the coding sequence ATGGCCAAGCAACCCAAGGCCGGCAAGGTCGGCGAAACGATCGCGGAGAAGAAAGGCAAGAAGCGCGCCGCGGCGAAGCTCAAGCAGGAGGTCGGCGCAGGCAAGACGATCGCCAAGCCGCCGAAGGGTCGCGAGGCCGACCTCGACCGCGCGCCGAAATGGCAGCCGCGCTATCCGGGATCGGGGCGGCTGCACGGCAAGGTCGCGATCGTCACGGGCGGCGACAGCGGGATCGGTCGCGCGGTGTGTGCACTATTCGCACGCGAGGGCGCCGATGTAGCGATCGTCTATCATGAGAATCGCGCCGATGCGGTGGAAAGTGCGGCGATCGTCGAGGCTGAGGGGCGGCGCGCCATCACGATCAAGGCCGACGTCGGCAAGATCGGCGCGGGGGAAAAGATCGTCGCTCAGGCCGTGGAGAAGCTCGGCCGCCTCGACATCCTGATCAACAATGCCGGCGAGCAGCATCCCGCGGAGGATATTCGCGACATCAGCCCCGAGCAATTGCAGCGCACCTTTGCGACCAACATCTTCGGCATGTTCTATCTGGTGCAGGCGGCGCTGCCGCACCTGAAGAAAGGCGCGGCGATCGTCAATTGCACCAGCGTCACCATGTATCAGGGGTCGGGCGGGCTGCTCGATTACAGCGCCACCAAGGGCGCGATCACCGCCTTCACCCGTTCGCTCAGCGAAAACCTGGTGGAGAAGGGCATCCGCGTCAACGGCGTCGCGCCCGGGCCGATCTGGACCCCGCTCAACCCGCGCGGCGGGGCGCCCGCCAAGAAGGTCGCGACCTTCGGCGAAAGCACGCCGATGAAGCGCCCCGGCGAACCCAATGAGGTCGCGCCCTGCTTCCTGTTCCTCGCATGCGAAGACAGCAGCTATATGTCGGGCCAGGTGCTGCATCCCAACGGCGGC